In Acanthopagrus latus isolate v.2019 chromosome 16, fAcaLat1.1, whole genome shotgun sequence, one DNA window encodes the following:
- the keap1a gene encoding kelch-like ECH-associated protein 1A — protein sequence MHCPLRKKRPTCDSDFSAIVVPSMHGSGCLDYSVETHASRSLKAMEEFRRQEMLCDLVLHVSHKDRTVDFKVHKVVLASCSPYFRAMFTSSFMECCAPEVTLRDVCPQVVGKLIDFAYTSHITVGEKYVLHLLLGAMRYQVEDVAKACCDFLTKHLEPANVIGIARFAEEIGCTELHQRSREYINTHFSEVTKEDEFFSLSHCQLLELISQDSLKVLCESEVYKACTDWVRWDMEGRAQYLHALLNAVHIYALPPKFLKNQLLSCPILLKANSCKDFLSKIFQDMTLRKLPPAPNRGNQLIYVAGGYKQHSLAAMEAYDPRRNCWLKLADMASPCSGLGACALFGLLYTVGGRNLSPQNNTESSALSCYNPMTNQWSQRASLNIPRNRVGVAVVDGCIYAVGGSQGSTHHNTVEKWDPESNRWSFVCPMSVPRLGAGVAACGGALYVAGGYDGQNRWNTAEKYQPDTNTWHQLAPMNTIRSGLGLVSMNSYLYAIGGYDGRSQLCSVERYNISRNLWEPRAAMQNCRSAHGATVYQGRIYIFGGFNQHGFLASVECYCPERNEWTCVTDMPVGRSGMGVAVTMEPCPGSLPEQEDEDGAT from the exons ATGCATTGTCCATTGAGGAAGAAACGTCCCACATGCGACTCTGATTTCTCGGCTATCGTGGTCCCGTCCATGCACGGGTCCGGCTGTCTGGACTACTCGGTGGAGACTCACGCTTCCAGATCCCTCAAGGCGATGGAGGAGTTCAGGCGGCAGGAGATGCTGTGTGACCTGGTGCTGCATGTGTCGCACAAGGACAGGACGGTGGACTTCAAG GTGCATAAGGTGGTCCTGGCCTCCTGTAGCCCCTACTTCAGAGCCATGTTCACCAGCAGCTTCATGGAGTGTTGCGCCCCGGAGGTCACCCTGCGAGACGTCTGCCCCCAGGTGGTGGGAAAACTTATAGACTTCGCCTACACCTCCCACATCACGGTGGGAGAGAAGTATGTGCTGCACCTGCTCCTGGGTGCTATGAG GTATCAGGTGGAGGACGTGGCCAAGGCGTGCTGCGACTTCCTCACCAAGCACCTGGAGCCGGCTAACGTCATCGGCATCGCCCGCTTCGCCGAGGAGATCGGCTGCACAGAGCTGCACCAGCGGAGTCGAGAGTACATCAACACGCACTTCAGCGAG GTGACCAAAGAAGATGAGTTCTTCAGCCTGTCTCACTGccagctgctggagctcatCAGTCAGGACAGTCTGAAGGTGCTCTGTGAGTCCGAG GTGTACAAGGCCTGCACAGACTGGGTCCGCTGGGACATGGAGGGCCGAGCCCAGTACCTACACGCCCTCCTGAACGCCGTCCATATCTACGCCCTCCCTCCGAAGTTCCTGAAGAACCAGCTGCTGTCCTGCCCCATCCTCCTCAAG GCCAATTCCTGTAAGGACTTCCTGTCTAAAATCTTCCAGGATATGACTTTGAGGAAGTTGCCCCCTGCGCCCAACCGCGGAAATCAGCTCATCTACGTGGCCGGCGG ATACAAGCAGCATTCCCTGGCTGCCATGGAGGCCTACGATCCCAGGAGGAACTGCTGGCTCAAACTGGCTGACATGGCGTCTCCGTGCAGCGGTCTGGGCGCCTGCGCGCTGTTCGGGCTGCTCTACACT GTCGGAGGGAGGAACCTGTCGCCTCAGAACAACACGGAGTCCAGCGCCCTGAGCTGCTACAACCCGATGACCAACCAGTGGAGCCAGCGGGCCTCGCTCAACATCCCCAGGAACCGGGTCGGGGTGGCCGTGGTGGACGGCTGCATCTACGCCGTCGGCGGCTCGCAGGGCTCCACGCATCACAACACGGTGGAGAA gtgGGATCCGGAGTCTAATCGCTGGTCCTTTGTTTGCCCAATGTCGGTCCCCCGTCTGGGTGCTGGAGTGGCGGCGTGCGGCGGCGCTCTGTACGTGGCGGGCGGGTATGACGGGCAGAACCGCTGGAACACTGCTGAGAAATACCAGCCCGACACAAACACGTGGCATCAGCTGGCGCCCATGAACACCATACGCAGTGGACTGG GATTGGTGAGTATGAACTCGTACCTGTACGCCATTGGAGGTTATGATGGGCGGAGCCAGCTGTGTTCTGTGGAGCGTTACAATATATCCAGGAACCTGTGGGAGCCCCGGGCCGCCATGCAGAACTGTCGCAGCGCACACGGAGCCACGGTGTACCAGGGACGCATCTACATCTTCG GAGGTTTTAACCAGCACGGCTTCCTGGCCAGCGTCGAGTGTTACTGCCCAGAGAGAAATGAATGGACGTGCGTCACCGACATGCCCGTCGGACGCAGCGGCATGGGCGTCGCTGTTACCATGGAGCCCTGTCCCGGCAGCCTGCCAGAACAAGAGGACGAGGACGGAGCCACGTAG